One Halorientalis litorea DNA segment encodes these proteins:
- a CDS encoding redoxin domain-containing protein, whose product MPDVGDEAPDFTVSRAHDGDPEPFTLSEHLDDAPLVLAFFPGAFTPPCKEEMSHFQDDIDAYREMGATLYGISVDSPFAQKAFREENGFEFDMLSDTNKEVIDAYDVEIDFADMGYYGLAQRAVFVVDSDGEITYKWVADDPHTQPDFEAVQDAVEASA is encoded by the coding sequence ATGCCTGACGTAGGAGACGAAGCCCCCGATTTCACTGTATCGCGCGCTCACGACGGCGACCCCGAACCGTTCACGCTCTCCGAGCACTTGGACGATGCCCCCCTCGTGCTGGCGTTCTTCCCCGGCGCGTTCACGCCGCCGTGTAAGGAGGAGATGAGTCACTTCCAAGACGACATCGACGCCTACCGCGAGATGGGCGCGACGCTGTACGGTATCAGCGTCGACTCGCCGTTCGCACAGAAGGCGTTCCGCGAGGAGAACGGCTTCGAGTTCGACATGCTCAGCGATACGAACAAGGAGGTCATCGACGCCTACGACGTGGAGATAGACTTCGCGGACATGGGCTACTACGGCCTCGCACAGCGGGCCGTCTTCGTCGTCGACAGCGACGGCGAAATCACGTACAAGTGGGTCGCCGACGACCCCCACACCCAACCCGACTTCGAGGCAGTGCAGGACGCGGTCGAGGCCTCCGCCTGA
- a CDS encoding ABC transporter ATP-binding protein translates to MADEHGGFEDVRENVDGHPILNLLGYARPYWLTLTVGVVASFLTRFARLVPPLVVAVAIDRVVLQQGDPGLLSDVGLVPGGEIAGEAARIALLERLVLIAVVAYLVRSVSRFGSRYLIQATAQKIQRDLRNDTYDHLQHLSLGFFTDHQTGGMLSILNSDINRLEQFLNTEFRQFIRMLATVGGIAYILSTYSVKLALIALAPVPIIGLASGRFLTWIEPRYKSIRETVARLNTRLENNLGGVAVVKAFNRYEFERDRVATQSQQYHDEKVAALRIRRAFFAGLRLLTGVVFVLVLYVGGRDIIVLGTGEGAALSAGAFALFFLYLRRLYSPMRRIGKSANKYQLAKSSAERVFGLLGRDPDLTSPEVPHRPESVAGEVTFDGVTFGYREDDPVIRDVSLDVPAGTTVGLAGETGAGKSTLLKLVPRLYDVDAGAVSVDGVDVREYDLRALREEVAIVEQNPYLFSGTVAENIAYGDELALAVESGRADPGVAEADVREQVREAARAAAAHEFVTDLPDGYDTQVGERGVKLSGGQRQRVAIARALLNDPAIVVFDEATSDVDTETEDRIQESLDRLIEDRTAFVIAHRLSTIKDADRIVVMDDGEIVESGTHADLLAAEGEYASLWAAQAEGDGSRPVADD, encoded by the coding sequence ATGGCCGACGAGCACGGCGGGTTCGAAGACGTTCGCGAGAACGTGGACGGCCACCCGATTCTGAACCTGCTCGGCTACGCGCGCCCGTACTGGCTCACGCTCACCGTGGGCGTCGTCGCCTCCTTCCTGACCCGTTTCGCTCGTCTCGTCCCGCCGCTCGTCGTCGCCGTCGCCATCGACCGCGTCGTCCTCCAACAGGGCGACCCCGGCCTCCTCTCGGACGTGGGGCTGGTCCCGGGCGGCGAAATCGCCGGCGAGGCGGCCCGAATCGCCCTGCTGGAGCGGTTAGTCCTCATCGCCGTCGTCGCCTACCTCGTCCGCTCCGTGAGCCGATTCGGCTCGCGCTATCTCATTCAGGCGACGGCTCAGAAGATACAACGTGACCTCAGAAACGACACGTACGACCACCTCCAACACCTCTCGCTGGGCTTTTTCACCGACCACCAGACCGGCGGGATGCTCTCGATTCTCAACAGCGACATCAACAGACTGGAGCAGTTCCTCAACACGGAGTTCCGGCAGTTCATCCGGATGCTGGCGACGGTGGGTGGTATCGCGTACATCCTCTCGACGTACTCGGTGAAACTCGCCCTCATCGCGCTCGCACCGGTCCCCATCATCGGGCTGGCGTCGGGGCGGTTCCTGACGTGGATAGAGCCACGCTACAAGTCCATCCGCGAGACGGTGGCGCGGCTGAACACCCGTCTGGAGAACAACCTCGGTGGCGTCGCCGTCGTCAAGGCGTTCAACCGCTACGAGTTCGAGCGCGACCGGGTGGCGACACAGAGCCAACAGTACCACGACGAGAAGGTAGCCGCGCTCCGCATCCGCCGGGCCTTCTTCGCCGGCCTCCGCCTGCTCACGGGCGTCGTGTTCGTCCTCGTCCTCTACGTCGGCGGCCGCGACATCATCGTCCTCGGGACCGGCGAGGGGGCCGCGCTCTCGGCCGGTGCGTTCGCGCTCTTTTTCCTCTATCTCCGCCGCCTCTACTCGCCGATGCGCCGCATCGGCAAGTCAGCGAACAAGTACCAACTCGCCAAGTCGAGTGCCGAGCGCGTGTTCGGCCTGCTCGGGCGTGACCCCGACCTGACCTCACCCGAGGTCCCGCATCGACCCGAGTCGGTCGCGGGGGAGGTCACGTTCGACGGCGTGACGTTCGGCTACCGCGAGGACGACCCGGTGATTCGGGACGTGTCGCTCGACGTGCCCGCGGGCACCACGGTCGGACTGGCGGGCGAGACCGGGGCGGGCAAATCGACGTTGTTGAAACTCGTCCCCCGGCTCTACGACGTGGACGCGGGGGCGGTGAGCGTCGACGGTGTCGACGTGCGCGAGTACGACCTGCGGGCACTCCGTGAGGAAGTCGCCATCGTCGAGCAGAACCCGTACCTGTTCTCGGGCACCGTCGCCGAGAACATCGCCTACGGCGACGAACTCGCCTTGGCCGTCGAGAGCGGGCGGGCCGACCCCGGTGTCGCGGAGGCGGACGTGCGCGAACAGGTCCGGGAGGCCGCTCGCGCCGCCGCGGCCCACGAGTTCGTCACCGACCTGCCCGACGGTTACGACACGCAGGTGGGCGAGCGCGGCGTCAAACTCTCGGGTGGGCAACGCCAGCGGGTCGCCATCGCGCGGGCACTGCTCAACGACCCCGCAATCGTCGTGTTCGACGAGGCGACGAGCGACGTGGACACCGAGACGGAGGACCGCATTCAGGAGAGTCTGGACCGCCTCATCGAGGACCGGACCGCGTTCGTCATCGCGCACCGACTCTCGACTATCAAGGACGCCGACCGCATCGTCGTGATGGACGACGGCGAAATCGTCGAGTCGGGAACCCACGCCGACCTCTTGGCCGCCGAGGGCGAATACGCGTCGCTGTGGGCGGCGCAAGCGGAGGGCGACGGGTCACGGCCCGTCGCCGACGACTAA
- a CDS encoding cupin domain-containing protein, translated as MEYEVLDTEDVPVTDLSEIEAVPPDLNIRPVGETMGLEEMNVTLWHFEPDDEIQYHAHSEQEEFYYVVEGEFSLKLGRSGEEEFVEVGPGAFWAAGPEVGHGHRYVGDDEGVVLAIGAPPVEDPGLDPHSLDE; from the coding sequence ATGGAGTACGAAGTACTCGACACGGAGGACGTACCGGTAACAGACCTCTCGGAGATCGAGGCGGTGCCGCCGGACCTGAACATCCGGCCCGTCGGGGAGACGATGGGACTCGAAGAGATGAACGTCACGCTGTGGCACTTCGAACCGGACGACGAGATACAGTACCACGCACACAGCGAACAGGAGGAGTTCTACTACGTCGTCGAAGGCGAGTTCTCGCTGAAACTCGGCCGGTCGGGCGAAGAGGAGTTCGTGGAAGTCGGGCCGGGCGCGTTCTGGGCCGCCGGCCCGGAAGTCGGCCACGGCCACCGCTACGTCGGCGACGACGAGGGGGTCGTGCTGGCCATCGGTGCCCCGCCCGTCGAGGACCCGGGGCTGGACCCACACAGTCTGGACGAGTGA
- a CDS encoding NAD-dependent deacylase, whose protein sequence is MTVDESEIEFVARAIADSGDVVALSGAGVSTASGIPDFRGDDGLWERHDPMDFHIDRFRADPDGFWADRVALQDALYEDGVGPNPAHHALADIEDAGHLDTLVTQNIDGLHQEAGSEEVIEIHGSAARVVCQDCSRRVDADPVMDRARDGDLPPTCEECDGILKPDTVLFGEQLPEHALLRSHAAAESADLFLVVGSSLTVEPAASLPREAAQRGATLVVNNLDSTPLSDRAEYDFRADVTDVLPRVRDELVG, encoded by the coding sequence ATGACTGTGGACGAATCGGAAATCGAGTTCGTCGCGCGGGCCATCGCCGACAGCGGCGACGTCGTCGCGCTGTCCGGAGCCGGGGTCAGCACGGCGTCGGGCATCCCGGACTTCCGAGGTGACGACGGCCTCTGGGAGCGACACGACCCGATGGACTTCCACATCGACCGATTCCGGGCGGACCCCGACGGCTTCTGGGCGGACCGGGTGGCACTGCAGGACGCGCTCTACGAGGACGGTGTGGGGCCGAACCCCGCCCACCACGCGCTGGCCGACATCGAGGACGCCGGCCACCTCGATACACTCGTCACCCAGAACATCGACGGACTGCATCAGGAGGCGGGGTCCGAGGAAGTCATCGAGATTCACGGCTCCGCCGCCCGCGTCGTCTGTCAGGACTGTTCGCGGCGGGTCGACGCGGACCCAGTGATGGACCGCGCCCGCGACGGTGACCTCCCGCCGACCTGTGAGGAGTGCGATGGGATACTCAAACCCGACACCGTGCTGTTCGGGGAGCAACTGCCCGAACACGCGCTGTTGCGGTCCCACGCGGCGGCGGAGTCGGCCGACCTCTTTCTGGTCGTCGGGTCCTCGTTGACCGTCGAACCCGCGGCCTCGCTCCCCCGGGAGGCGGCACAGCGGGGCGCGACGCTCGTGGTGAACAACCTCGACTCGACGCCGCTCTCCGACCGGGCGGAGTACGACTTCCGTGCCGACGTGACCGACGTGTTGCCCCGCGTCCGGGACGAACTCGTCGGTTGA
- a CDS encoding carbonic anhydrase, with product MQTLVELLDRNADHAAAFRSRFDNLQDAQHPDVVTVCCSDSRVLQDHIWGNDEPGRIFTCSNIGNRVVQRTASGEAVSGDVLYPIAHTGTDTAVVVGHTGCGAVTATYDAITGSLSEPPGIQHCLDILQPRLEPGVEALPETVNRAGAINRLVEYNVDSQVEFLRASDDVPSDVTVVGAVYDFQDVYSGQRGEIHVSNVDGETDTTTLRSEYPDIAPRVERLWEY from the coding sequence ATGCAGACTCTCGTCGAATTGCTGGACCGAAACGCCGACCACGCGGCCGCGTTTCGGTCCCGGTTCGACAACCTACAGGACGCCCAGCATCCCGACGTGGTGACCGTCTGCTGTTCGGACTCGCGCGTCCTGCAGGACCACATCTGGGGCAACGACGAACCCGGCCGCATCTTCACCTGTTCCAACATCGGGAACCGCGTCGTCCAGCGGACCGCCTCGGGCGAGGCAGTCTCTGGTGACGTGCTCTATCCCATCGCACACACCGGCACGGACACCGCCGTCGTCGTCGGCCATACGGGGTGTGGCGCGGTCACAGCCACGTACGACGCCATCACTGGTAGCCTCTCGGAGCCACCGGGCATCCAACACTGCCTCGATATCCTGCAACCGCGTCTCGAACCGGGCGTCGAGGCACTCCCCGAAACCGTGAACCGGGCAGGCGCGATAAACCGCCTCGTCGAGTACAACGTCGACAGCCAAGTCGAGTTCCTCCGGGCGAGCGACGACGTGCCGAGCGACGTGACTGTCGTCGGTGCCGTCTACGACTTCCAAGACGTGTATTCCGGACAGCGCGGTGAAATTCACGTAAGCAACGTGGACGGCGAGACGGACACCACGACGCTCCGGAGCGAGTACCCCGACATCGCGCCCCGGGTCGAACGGCTTTGGGAGTACTGA
- a CDS encoding small ribosomal subunit Rsm22 family protein, whose translation MNDDQREQVRSNAKYLREVRPVDPAEIHEYVEGDPHPAAVRRVLRQSATDLGLREREDGTFEPVPDGPVTTQFHGVESFPSEYALALEDCLVGEYGAGWPEGESGDRLRDRIRSLKTDYLWGNAVEYDGETALAYALYHLPDYYAAVQYVLADLVTDGLLTHDLRVLDVGAGVGGPALGLSDLLPSDAIVEYHAVEPSGATVVLDAMLSETDRNVHTTVHETTAEDFEPEGEYDLVLFCSVLSELTDPAAVVERYADALAPDGTIVALAPADRETAIGLREVERAVEHHPANVASDGDDGLTVYAPTVRLWPDARPTDEGWSFDVKPDIEVPPFQRRVDEAATDPDHDPGEFVNVDVQFAYSLLRREERRRIEFTPDAGEWARMDEMDTHVSNRIDVAAVKLSHDLTDGPDANPLFKVGDGSEQVSHYAVLTRESALNEALRTADYGDLLLCENALALWNDDEGAYNLVVDGETVVDSVPASR comes from the coding sequence ATGAACGACGACCAGCGCGAACAGGTTCGCTCGAACGCCAAGTACCTCCGGGAGGTCCGCCCCGTCGACCCGGCGGAAATCCACGAGTACGTCGAAGGGGACCCACACCCGGCGGCCGTGCGTCGCGTCCTCAGACAGTCCGCGACCGACCTCGGCCTCCGCGAACGCGAGGACGGGACCTTCGAGCCAGTGCCCGACGGCCCGGTCACCACCCAGTTCCACGGTGTCGAGTCGTTTCCGTCCGAGTACGCACTGGCACTCGAAGACTGCCTCGTCGGGGAGTACGGGGCCGGTTGGCCCGAGGGCGAGTCCGGTGACCGACTCCGGGACCGGATTCGAAGCCTCAAGACGGACTACCTCTGGGGCAACGCCGTCGAGTACGACGGGGAGACGGCCCTCGCGTACGCGCTGTACCACTTGCCGGACTACTACGCCGCGGTCCAGTACGTCCTCGCAGACCTCGTGACGGACGGCTTGCTGACTCACGACCTGCGCGTCCTCGACGTGGGGGCCGGCGTCGGCGGCCCGGCACTCGGCCTGTCCGACCTCTTGCCGTCCGACGCCATCGTCGAGTACCACGCCGTCGAACCCAGTGGTGCCACCGTCGTCCTCGACGCGATGCTGTCGGAGACGGACCGGAACGTCCACACCACGGTCCACGAGACGACGGCCGAGGACTTCGAACCCGAGGGTGAGTACGACCTCGTGTTGTTCTGTAGCGTCCTCAGCGAACTCACGGACCCGGCGGCCGTGGTCGAGCGGTACGCCGACGCGCTCGCACCCGACGGGACCATCGTCGCCCTCGCACCGGCGGACCGGGAGACCGCTATCGGTCTCCGTGAGGTCGAGCGTGCCGTCGAACACCACCCTGCGAACGTCGCGTCAGACGGCGACGACGGCCTCACAGTCTACGCGCCGACGGTCCGGTTGTGGCCCGACGCCCGCCCGACGGACGAGGGCTGGTCGTTCGACGTGAAACCCGACATCGAGGTCCCCCCGTTCCAGCGGCGGGTGGACGAGGCGGCGACGGACCCAGACCACGACCCCGGTGAGTTCGTCAACGTGGACGTGCAGTTCGCCTACTCCCTGCTCCGACGCGAGGAGCGGCGTCGCATCGAGTTCACCCCCGACGCCGGCGAGTGGGCGCGGATGGACGAGATGGACACGCACGTCTCGAACCGCATCGACGTGGCCGCGGTCAAGTTGAGCCACGACCTGACCGACGGCCCGGACGCGAACCCACTGTTCAAAGTCGGTGACGGGAGCGAGCAGGTCAGTCACTACGCCGTCCTCACCAGGGAGTCGGCCCTGAACGAGGCACTCCGGACGGCCGACTACGGTGACCTCCTGCTCTGTGAGAACGCGCTCGCGCTCTGGAACGACGACGAGGGCGCGTACAACCTCGTCGTCGACGGCGAGACTGTCGTCGACAGCGTTCCCGCCAGCCGGTGA
- a CDS encoding DUF5784 family protein — translation MAKPLRFRRSTGNWTLARVRNDILQPLDSNLGAEMTRPWYAGPDGYDCRRFEMDNGDIALFCWNGSGYWLGNTETPSTLWRTNKFSFAEVPDAVSEWAERELLAQLHEESPWLAEYPHISEFFLPVLLSKDGRHTSREFLREYAAGFPDTDPEDGLAYYEELLASGALDDRHVMAGKLGTSEHLNLGRMRSAMSEFTVAKLLHEQGYDVTPEIEVSTGHSIDFRADENGTGTLVEVTRPQPPETRAASSAVTSIRETAETKTSGQLAAHDGGVVLFVDCSSFSDAQWRDIVRERPEVRHRPAVVFRVRPGRPVEGYTKGSVPIALPDGVDAE, via the coding sequence GTGGCGAAGCCCCTCCGATTCCGACGGTCCACGGGTAACTGGACCCTCGCACGCGTTCGCAACGATATCCTGCAGCCCCTCGACTCGAACCTCGGCGCGGAGATGACACGCCCGTGGTACGCTGGTCCCGACGGATACGACTGTCGTCGCTTCGAGATGGACAACGGCGACATCGCGCTGTTCTGCTGGAACGGTAGCGGCTACTGGCTCGGCAACACCGAGACGCCGAGTACGCTCTGGCGGACGAACAAGTTCAGTTTTGCGGAGGTACCCGACGCGGTGTCCGAGTGGGCCGAGCGCGAACTCCTCGCCCAATTACACGAAGAGTCCCCGTGGCTCGCGGAGTATCCGCACATCTCCGAGTTCTTCCTGCCCGTCCTGCTCTCGAAGGACGGCCGACACACCTCCCGGGAGTTCCTCAGAGAGTACGCCGCGGGGTTCCCGGACACGGACCCCGAGGACGGGTTGGCCTACTACGAGGAGTTGCTCGCGTCCGGCGCGCTCGACGACCGGCACGTGATGGCCGGGAAACTCGGGACGAGCGAACATCTCAACCTCGGGCGGATGCGGTCGGCCATGAGCGAGTTCACCGTAGCGAAACTCCTGCACGAACAGGGGTACGACGTGACCCCCGAAATCGAAGTCTCGACGGGCCACTCCATCGACTTCCGGGCCGACGAGAACGGCACCGGGACGCTCGTCGAGGTGACCCGGCCGCAACCGCCCGAGACGCGGGCGGCGTCCTCCGCCGTCACGTCCATCCGCGAGACGGCAGAGACGAAGACGAGCGGCCAGTTGGCCGCCCACGACGGGGGTGTCGTGTTGTTCGTTGACTGTTCCTCGTTCTCCGACGCACAGTGGCGCGACATCGTCCGGGAACGACCGGAGGTGCGCCACCGCCCCGCCGTCGTCTTCCGGGTCCGCCCCGGGCGGCCCGTCGAGGGCTACACCAAGGGGTCGGTCCCCATCGCACTCCCCGACGGCGTCGACGCCGAGTAA
- a CDS encoding shikimate kinase, with translation MDGRARAPAAGTVLNALATGTGSAFAIDEYTTATVELTDDAGVTGTVAAEPDADTRLIERCVELVTDRFGDGEGGTVRTESDVPMASGLKSSSAAANATVLATLDALDAADAISREDACRLGVTAARDAGVTVTGAFDDASASMLGGVTVTDNDEDELLAREEVDWDVLVWTPPERSFSADADVARCRQVAPMAELVADLALDGDYGRAMTVNGLAFCAALDFPTDPLVEAMGRVAGVSLSGTGPSFTAVGERDALETLQDVWNDREGTTWLTTTQTDGTRRI, from the coding sequence ATGGACGGTCGGGCACGCGCACCGGCGGCGGGGACGGTACTGAACGCGCTGGCGACGGGCACGGGGTCCGCGTTCGCCATCGACGAGTACACCACCGCCACGGTCGAGTTGACCGACGACGCGGGTGTGACGGGAACCGTCGCGGCGGAACCCGACGCCGACACGCGTCTGATAGAGCGGTGTGTCGAACTCGTGACCGACCGGTTCGGCGACGGCGAGGGCGGGACGGTTCGTACAGAGAGCGACGTGCCGATGGCGTCCGGCCTGAAGAGTTCGAGTGCCGCCGCCAACGCGACGGTGTTGGCGACGCTCGACGCACTCGACGCCGCCGACGCTATCTCGCGCGAGGACGCCTGTCGCCTCGGCGTCACGGCCGCACGGGACGCGGGCGTAACCGTCACCGGCGCGTTCGACGACGCGAGCGCGAGTATGCTCGGCGGCGTGACGGTGACCGACAACGACGAGGACGAACTGCTGGCCCGCGAGGAGGTCGACTGGGACGTGTTGGTCTGGACGCCGCCGGAACGCTCGTTCAGCGCGGACGCCGACGTGGCGCGGTGCCGACAGGTCGCCCCGATGGCTGAACTGGTCGCTGACCTCGCGTTGGACGGGGACTACGGCCGCGCGATGACGGTCAACGGCCTCGCGTTCTGTGCGGCACTCGACTTCCCGACCGACCCGCTCGTCGAGGCGATGGGCCGCGTCGCCGGCGTCTCGCTCTCGGGGACCGGGCCGAGTTTCACCGCCGTCGGCGAGCGAGACGCACTCGAAACACTGCAGGACGTTTGGAACGACAGAGAGGGTACGACATGGCTAACAACGACACAGACGGACGGAACCCGGAGGATATGA
- a CDS encoding chorismate mutase: MANNDTDGRNPEDMSLDELREEIQTIDRELVELIAQRTYVAETIAAVKDEQGLPTTDEQQEQAVMDRAGENAERFNVDSNLVKAVFRLLIELNKVEQRDSR, translated from the coding sequence ATGGCTAACAACGACACAGACGGACGGAACCCGGAGGATATGAGTCTCGACGAACTCCGCGAGGAGATACAGACCATCGACCGCGAACTCGTCGAACTCATCGCACAGCGCACGTACGTGGCAGAGACCATCGCGGCCGTGAAAGACGAGCAGGGTCTCCCGACGACCGACGAACAGCAGGAACAGGCCGTGATGGACCGGGCCGGCGAGAACGCCGAGCGGTTCAACGTGGACTCGAACCTCGTGAAGGCGGTGTTCCGCCTGCTCATCGAGTTGAACAAGGTCGAACAGCGGGACAGTCGCTGA
- a CDS encoding DUF7120 family protein, whose amino-acid sequence MARVEVELSDRVQTDIEQMVAQGEFVNWDEAVEALLTRGVSAYGPAEEAETEAAGEDIFQQSVADQQDPAMRDEPGNDEFTL is encoded by the coding sequence ATGGCTCGCGTCGAAGTCGAACTGTCGGACCGTGTTCAGACCGACATCGAACAGATGGTCGCACAAGGAGAGTTCGTCAACTGGGACGAAGCCGTGGAAGCACTCCTCACGCGCGGCGTGTCCGCCTACGGCCCCGCCGAGGAGGCGGAGACGGAGGCGGCCGGCGAGGACATCTTCCAGCAGTCCGTCGCCGACCAGCAGGACCCCGCGATGCGCGACGAACCCGGTAACGACGAGTTCACGCTGTAA
- the surE gene encoding 5'/3'-nucleotidase SurE, producing the protein MGDLEILVTNDDGIESTGFRALYDALSDVGAVTAVAPKDDKSAVGRAMSHSVGVQEHELGYAIDGTPADCVVAGLQALHPDADMVVAGCNRGANLGAYVLGRSGTVSAAVEAAFFDVPAMAVSLYVPVGEDASYYDVDVEYEAYRNATDAARYLADHALDAGVFDHADYLNVNAPVPETAAEGGPEMEITEPSTSYMMDAERDGGEVTLHDRIWERMAEGEVPDPPGTDRRAVVDGRVSVSPLTAPHTTEHHEALDALAETFPDSVE; encoded by the coding sequence ATGGGCGATTTGGAGATTCTGGTGACGAACGACGATGGCATCGAGAGCACCGGGTTCCGCGCTCTCTACGACGCGCTCTCGGATGTCGGTGCGGTCACTGCCGTCGCGCCCAAAGACGACAAGAGTGCCGTCGGCCGCGCCATGTCTCACTCGGTCGGCGTTCAGGAACACGAACTCGGCTACGCCATCGATGGGACGCCCGCGGACTGCGTCGTCGCCGGCCTGCAGGCCCTCCACCCCGACGCCGACATGGTGGTTGCAGGCTGTAACAGGGGCGCGAACCTCGGCGCGTACGTGCTGGGCCGTTCCGGCACCGTCAGTGCCGCCGTCGAAGCCGCCTTCTTCGACGTGCCCGCGATGGCCGTCTCCCTGTACGTTCCGGTCGGCGAGGACGCGAGTTACTACGACGTGGACGTGGAGTACGAGGCGTACCGGAACGCGACGGACGCCGCCCGTTACCTCGCGGACCACGCCCTCGACGCGGGTGTGTTCGACCACGCGGACTACCTCAACGTCAACGCCCCAGTGCCCGAGACGGCCGCCGAGGGCGGCCCCGAGATGGAGATAACCGAACCCTCGACCAGTTACATGATGGACGCCGAACGGGACGGTGGCGAGGTGACGCTTCACGACCGCATCTGGGAGCGGATGGCGGAAGGTGAGGTGCCCGACCCCCCGGGGACCGACCGGCGTGCCGTCGTGGACGGCCGCGTCAGCGTCTCGCCGCTGACCGCCCCGCACACGACCGAACACCACGAGGCACTCGACGCCCTCGCCGAGACGTTCCCCGACAGCGTCGAGTGA
- a CDS encoding glutathione S-transferase N-terminal domain-containing protein, translated as MSLTLYQLEGCPYCELVMDRLEELDIDYETVWVEGLHSKRNEVARVSGQRQVPVVVDDDTGVTMAESERILEYVNKTYA; from the coding sequence ATGTCGCTTACACTGTACCAACTCGAAGGGTGCCCCTACTGTGAACTCGTGATGGACCGACTGGAGGAACTCGACATCGACTACGAGACGGTCTGGGTCGAGGGACTCCACTCCAAGCGGAACGAGGTGGCTCGCGTCTCCGGCCAACGGCAAGTCCCTGTCGTCGTCGACGACGATACCGGTGTCACGATGGCCGAGTCCGAGCGCATCCTCGAATACGTGAACAAGACCTACGCCTGA
- a CDS encoding DUF5796 family protein, giving the protein MTIREEISPATLPVSLTEDGIEVEYADGRDVFYRGVPKKCEGHVKTAPGKDVHVLVTDESESEGVLTYVNDRTTYDDILKDTGVGRVLLDVDEETTVFPGVTVRNEQHRVTVETERPVDGRVFVFEEDELGERSYELVEAE; this is encoded by the coding sequence ATGACCATCCGAGAGGAGATTTCACCGGCGACGCTCCCCGTCTCGCTCACCGAGGACGGCATCGAGGTGGAGTACGCGGACGGACGGGACGTGTTCTACCGGGGCGTCCCGAAGAAGTGCGAAGGGCACGTGAAGACGGCACCCGGCAAGGACGTTCACGTCCTCGTCACTGACGAGTCCGAGTCCGAGGGCGTGTTGACCTACGTCAACGACCGCACGACGTACGACGACATCCTGAAGGACACCGGCGTCGGCCGCGTGTTGCTCGACGTCGACGAGGAGACGACGGTGTTCCCCGGCGTGACCGTTCGCAACGAGCAACACCGCGTCACCGTCGAGACGGAGCGACCCGTCGACGGCCGCGTGTTCGTCTTCGAGGAGGACGAACTCGGCGAGCGGTCGTACGAACTCGTCGAAGCGGAGTGA
- a CDS encoding redoxin domain-containing protein, with product MPPTEGETVPDFEALLCDGETFRSTRLSDALGERGGVLVSTGFVHSAIAQNWWKRFEKYGWHEFDGVPVLGFSRDGPYAQNEFLRWLGVDAFRTFADVNGGISERLDLLTDRHHMANVSTPWRSVFVLDPDRNAEFAYVADEWIAPLPHEEVEAAVADL from the coding sequence ATGCCACCGACAGAGGGCGAGACTGTCCCGGACTTCGAGGCACTGCTTTGTGACGGTGAGACGTTCCGTTCGACCCGCCTCTCCGACGCACTCGGTGAGCGTGGCGGCGTCCTCGTCTCGACGGGGTTCGTCCACAGTGCCATCGCCCAGAACTGGTGGAAACGCTTCGAGAAGTACGGGTGGCACGAGTTCGACGGCGTCCCAGTCTTGGGGTTCAGCCGTGACGGACCGTACGCCCAAAACGAGTTCCTCCGCTGGTTGGGCGTCGACGCCTTCCGGACCTTCGCGGACGTGAACGGCGGCATCTCCGAGAGGCTAGACCTCCTGACCGACCGACACCACATGGCGAACGTCTCGACACCGTGGCGGTCGGTGTTCGTCCTCGACCCGGACCGCAACGCCGAGTTCGCCTACGTGGCCGACGAGTGGATAGCACCGCTCCCCCACGAGGAAGTCGAGGCGGCCGTCGCCGACCTCTAG